A window of the Ipomoea triloba cultivar NCNSP0323 chromosome 14, ASM357664v1 genome harbors these coding sequences:
- the LOC116003508 gene encoding pescadillo homolog produces MPKHYRPAGKKKEGNASRYITRSKALKELQVSISLFRKLCILKGIFPRDPKKKVKGNHQTYYHTKDIKFLKYEPLLEKFRDIRAYDRKVKKALTKKNKDLADRLLNSKPGYKLDLLIRERYPTFIDALRDLDDCLSMVHLFAALPAVERENIPVSRIHNCRRLSHEWQAYVCRTHKLRKTFISVKGIYYQAEIEGQKITWVTPHALQQVLPADVDYKIMLTFLEFYETLLAFVNFKLYHSINVKYPPILDPRLEALAADLYALSRFFELSTSTSIMESKAIDLPESGQTEDQQDKRAHDESDLRLAQLQHQLPSNEPGALMHLVEEAASIDEDDAETRECKTLLKGMRFFLSREVPRESLLFLIPAFGGVVSWEGEGAPFKESDQSITHQIVDRPTQGHRFLSREYVQPQWVFDCINARIILPTENYFVGRVPPPHLSPFVDNEAEGYVPEYAETIKRLQAAARKEVLPMPGVGIEDLDDPQNLLAEGISDRAEAIAAAQKKQKMSALEKQYHEELKREFQGAEYSTISNEREREKDAPEDNNANTESVPNEQQIAKDADNMSKMVMSRKRRNILEAAEIGRKRKKDKVARLEERRRTLKNSKKSETS; encoded by the exons ATGCCTAAGCACTACAGGCCTGCG GGCAAGAAAAAGGAAGGAAACGCTTCCAGATACATAACTAGGTCAAAAGCTCTTAAGGAACTCCAAGTCAGCATATCACTATTCAG GAAGCTATGCATCCTCAAAGGTATATTTCCAAGGGACCCAAAGAAGAAGGTGAAAGGAAATCATCAGACCTATTATCACACAAAAGATATTAAGTTCCTTAAATATGAGCCATTGCTTGAGAAGTTCAGAGATATACGGGCTTATGATAGAAAAGTTAAGAAAGCTTTGACAAAAAAGAACAAGGATCTTGCTGACCGTCTATTGAATAGCAAGCCTGGCTATAAGTTAGATTTGCTTATTCGAGAGAG GTACCCTACATTCATTGATGCGTTGAGGGATTTGGATGATTGTCTGAGTATGGTTCATCTTTTTGCTGCATTGCCTGCTGTAGAAAGGGAAAATATTCCAGTAAGCCGCATTCATAACTGTCGAAG GTTAAGTCATGAGTGGCAAGCTTATGTTTGTCGCACCCACAAACTGCGAAAAACATTTATATCTGTAAAAGGAATATATTATCAG GCTGAGATTGAGGGCCAAAAAATCACATGGGTAACTCCACATGCACTGCAGCAAGTACTGCCTGCTGATGTTGATTATAAGATCATGCTGACCTTCTTGGAATTTTATGAG ACACTCCTTGCCTTTGTCAATTTCAAGCTTTATCATTCAATAAATGTGAAATATCCTCCCATCCTTGATCCGCGGTTGGAAGCTTTAGCAGCTG ATCTTTATGCATTGTCAAGGTTCTTTGAATTGAGCACAAGCACCTCCATTATGGAGTCCAAAGCCATTGATCTGCCCGAGTCTGGTCAGACTGAGGATCAGCAAGACAAAAGAGCACATGATGAGTCTGATTTGAGACTTGCACAGCTTCAACACCAACTTCCTTCAAATGAGCCTGGTGCTTTAATGCACCTTGTTGAAGAGGCTGCTAgcattgatgaagatgatgcaGAAACAAGGGAATGCAAGACCCTTTTGAAGGGAATGAGATTCTTCTTAAGTCGTGAG GTTCCTAGAGAGTCTCTGCTTTTTCTCATTCCTGCTTTTGGTGGTGTTGTATCGTGGGAGGGTGAAGGAGCCCCATTCAAGGAATCTGATCAGAGCATTACTCATCAG ATTGTTGATAGGCCGACACAGGGGCACAGATTTCTTTCTCGGGAATATGTTCAACCACAGTGGGTTTTTGATTGTATAAATGCACGCATCATATTGCCAACTGAGAATTACTTTGTGGGAAG GGTTCCTCCTCCGCACTTGTCACCTTTTGTTGACAATGAAGCGGAAGGCTATGTCCCTGAATATGCTGAGACCATCAAGCGGCTACAAGCTGCTGCAAGAAAAGAAGTCCTCCCAATGCCAGGTGTTGGCATAGAGGATTTGGATGATCCTCAGAATCTACTAGCGGAAGGTATTAGTGACCGTGCAGAAGCTATTGCAGCTGCTCAGAAAAAGCAAAAG ATGTCTGCTTTAGAGAAGCAGTATCATGAAGAATTGAAAAGGGAGTTTCAAGGTGCTGAATACTCGACAATTTCCAatgagagggagagggagaaggACGCTCCCGAGGACAACAATGCTAATACTGAATCAGTTCCCAATGAGCAACAAATTGCCAAGGATGCTGACAACATGTCTAAAATGGTGATGTCTCGCAAAAGGAGAAACATCTTGGAGGCTGCAGAG ATTGGCAGGAAACGGAAAAAGGATAAGGTTGCTCGGTTGGAGGAAAGGAGGAGAACTTTAAAGAACTCCAAGAAATCTGAAACCAGTTAG
- the LOC116003573 gene encoding uncharacterized protein LOC116003573 isoform X1 encodes MAPERPRVMTGRRVLKSLQGVAAHGLLFSFTLLLVLKLDRAFPYSWWAVFIPLWLFHVVVARGRFSLPAPSMPHGRNWAPYHAIMATPLLVAFELLLCIYLDSRYAVNLKIVFFPLLMFESAILVDNVRMCRALMPGDDENLTDEAIWETLPHFWVAISMVFLIAATAFTLLKLCGDVVALGWWDLFINYGVAQCFAFLICTKWYNPAIHRHSHIRTPSSSSTSAGYSNRGSGLLVSPDEEFEQSGICSLQDIGGHIMKVLLVGFQIMLFMRLAETPPSARYIPIPVLFAPLFLLQGVAVVFAIFRFLEKIASLLYTEGGNRNYFRVPPIIHGSLGFMHRGSRLLGWWSIDEGSREEQARLYQAQTPGYNTFSPDIVKKMPKSDLVEEIWRLQAALSEQTEASEINQEEFEKLQNEKVLCKICFEKQINVVLLPCRHHILCSTCCEKCKRCPICRVYIEERLPVYDV; translated from the exons ATGGCGCCGGAGCGGCCGAGAGTGATGACCGGCAGGAGAGTATTGAAGTCGTTGCAAGGAGTGGCGGCTCATGGATTGCTGTTTTCCTTTACTCTGCTTCTCGTTCTCAAGCTCGATCGAGCTTTTCCCTACTCTTGGTG GGCTGTTTTTATCCCTCTTTGGTTATTTCATGTGGTTGTAGCAAGGGGTCGATTCTCCTTACCTGCTCCATCAATGCCCCATGGTCGAAAT TGGGCACCTTATCATGCTATCATGGCAACACCGTTGCTTGTTGCTTTTGAACTACTTCTCTGTATATATCTTGACAGCAGATATG CTGTAAATTTGAAGATTGTATTCTTTCCCTTGCTAATGTTTGAATCTGCCATTTTGGTTGATAATGTTAG AATGTGTAGGGCTTTAATGCCTGGAGATGATGAAAACCTGACTGATGAGGCCATATGGGAAACCCTTCCC CATTTTTGGGTTGCAATATCCATGGTCTTCCTCATTGCAGCAACGGCATTCACTCTTCTGAAGCTGTGTG GTGATGTAGTTGCTCTTGGCTGGTGGGACTTATTTATTAACTATGG GGTGGCTCAATGTTTTGCCTTTCTTATCTGCACAAAATGGTATAATCCTGCGATTCATAGGCATTCTCATATTCGAACGCCCAGTTCATCTTCAACAAGTGCAGGATATTCTAACCGGGGTAGCGGCTTGCTGGTATCTCCAGACGAAGAATTTGAACAGAGTGGAATTTGCAGTTTGCAGGACATCGGTGGGCATATTATGAAAGTTCTCCTTGTTGGTTTTCAAATAATGCTTTTTATGCGATTAGCG GAAACTCCACCTAGTGCTAGATATATCCCAATTCCGGTTCTCTTTGCTCCTCTTTTTCTGCTCCAAGGAGTAGCAGTTGTGTTTGCTATCTTTAGATTTCTGGAGAAAATTGCGTCCCTACTATATACTGAAGGTGGTAACAGAAACTATTTTAGGGTTCCTCCAATCATTCATGGTTCTTTAGGGTTCATGCATCGTGGATCAAG GTTATTAGGTTGGTGGTCAATAGATGAAGGGAGTCGCGAGGAGCAAGCCCGTCTTTATCAAGCCCAGACACCTGG GTATAATACTTTTTCACCTGATATTGTAAAGAAAATGCCCAAATCCGATCTTGTAGAGGAG ATATGGAGACTGCAAGCTGCACTTTCGGAGCAAACCGAGGCATCCGAGATAAACCAGGAGGAATTTGAGAAGCTTCAAAAT GAAAAGGTACTATGCAAAATTTGCTTTGAAAAACAGATAAACGTTGTCCTGCTTCCTTGTAGGCATCACATTCTTTGCAG TACCTGTTGCGAGAAGTGCAAAAGGTGCCCCATATGCCGTGTGTACATCGAAGAGCGCCTGCCTGTATATGATGTGTAG
- the LOC116003573 gene encoding uncharacterized protein LOC116003573 isoform X2: MAPERPRVMTGRRVLKSLQGVAAHGLLFSFTLLLVLKLDRAFPYSWWAVFIPLWLFHVVVARGRFSLPAPSMPHGRNWAPYHAIMATPLLVAFELLLCIYLDSRYAVNLKIVFFPLLMFESAILVDNVRMCRALMPGDDENLTDEAIWETLPHFWVAISMVFLIAATAFTLLKLCGDVVALGWWDLFINYGVAQCFAFLICTKWYNPAIHRHSHIRTPSSSSTSAGYSNRGSGLLVSPDEEFEQSGICSLQDIGGHIMKVLLVGFQIMLFMRLAETPPSARYIPIPVLFAPLFLLQGVAVVFAIFRFLEKIASLLYTEGGNRNYFRVPPIIHGSLGFMHRGSRLLGWWSIDEGSREEQARLYQAQTPGYNTFSPDIVKKMPKSDLVEEIWRLQAALSEQTEASEINQEEFEKLQNEKVLCKICFEKQINVVLLPCRHHILCRGKVLVILVFPYEKGF; encoded by the exons ATGGCGCCGGAGCGGCCGAGAGTGATGACCGGCAGGAGAGTATTGAAGTCGTTGCAAGGAGTGGCGGCTCATGGATTGCTGTTTTCCTTTACTCTGCTTCTCGTTCTCAAGCTCGATCGAGCTTTTCCCTACTCTTGGTG GGCTGTTTTTATCCCTCTTTGGTTATTTCATGTGGTTGTAGCAAGGGGTCGATTCTCCTTACCTGCTCCATCAATGCCCCATGGTCGAAAT TGGGCACCTTATCATGCTATCATGGCAACACCGTTGCTTGTTGCTTTTGAACTACTTCTCTGTATATATCTTGACAGCAGATATG CTGTAAATTTGAAGATTGTATTCTTTCCCTTGCTAATGTTTGAATCTGCCATTTTGGTTGATAATGTTAG AATGTGTAGGGCTTTAATGCCTGGAGATGATGAAAACCTGACTGATGAGGCCATATGGGAAACCCTTCCC CATTTTTGGGTTGCAATATCCATGGTCTTCCTCATTGCAGCAACGGCATTCACTCTTCTGAAGCTGTGTG GTGATGTAGTTGCTCTTGGCTGGTGGGACTTATTTATTAACTATGG GGTGGCTCAATGTTTTGCCTTTCTTATCTGCACAAAATGGTATAATCCTGCGATTCATAGGCATTCTCATATTCGAACGCCCAGTTCATCTTCAACAAGTGCAGGATATTCTAACCGGGGTAGCGGCTTGCTGGTATCTCCAGACGAAGAATTTGAACAGAGTGGAATTTGCAGTTTGCAGGACATCGGTGGGCATATTATGAAAGTTCTCCTTGTTGGTTTTCAAATAATGCTTTTTATGCGATTAGCG GAAACTCCACCTAGTGCTAGATATATCCCAATTCCGGTTCTCTTTGCTCCTCTTTTTCTGCTCCAAGGAGTAGCAGTTGTGTTTGCTATCTTTAGATTTCTGGAGAAAATTGCGTCCCTACTATATACTGAAGGTGGTAACAGAAACTATTTTAGGGTTCCTCCAATCATTCATGGTTCTTTAGGGTTCATGCATCGTGGATCAAG GTTATTAGGTTGGTGGTCAATAGATGAAGGGAGTCGCGAGGAGCAAGCCCGTCTTTATCAAGCCCAGACACCTGG GTATAATACTTTTTCACCTGATATTGTAAAGAAAATGCCCAAATCCGATCTTGTAGAGGAG ATATGGAGACTGCAAGCTGCACTTTCGGAGCAAACCGAGGCATCCGAGATAAACCAGGAGGAATTTGAGAAGCTTCAAAAT GAAAAGGTACTATGCAAAATTTGCTTTGAAAAACAGATAAACGTTGTCCTGCTTCCTTGTAGGCATCACATTCTTTGCAG AGGCAAAGTACTGGTcatattggtttttccatacGAGAAGGGGTTTTGA
- the LOC116003847 gene encoding transcription factor bHLH30-like has protein sequence MQPQSSTDAYTGGAGMSSQIFPWSFNPVQQPYNPVPFPINSGRDHDPFLLPPAPSPYGGFFGRRQSLPFAYDDAPPSEHLRLISDTLLGQVVHPGSAGPFGLQAELQKLAAQEIMDAKALAASKSHSEAERRRRERINNHLAKLRSLLPNTTKTDKASLLAEVIQHVKELKRQTSVIAETTPVPTETDELTVDNVSGEVGNNKLLIRATLCCDDRSDLLPDLIKTLKGLRLKALRAEITTLGGRMRNVLFITGDGECDGDDEPLQSISSVEDALRAVMERSNGGEDQSGSVKRQRTNNINIFQHHK, from the exons ATGCAACCACAAAGCAGCACAGATGCATACACGGGAGGGGCAGGAATGTCATCACAAATATTTCCATGGAGTTTCAACCCGGTCCAACAACCCTACAATCCGGTTCCTTTCCCCATCAACTCGGGCCGGGATCACGACCCGTTCCTCCTCCCGCCGGCTCCGTCCCCGTACGGCGGGTTTTTCGGCCGGAGGCAATCCTTGCCCTTCGCGTACGACGACGCGCCACCGTCGGAGCATCTCCGGCTGATCTCCGACACGCTGTTAGGTCAAGTAGTGCACCCCGGTTCGGCTGGGCCGTTTGGGCTCCAAGCCGAGCTGCAGAAGCTGGCGGCTCAAGAAATAATGGACGCTAAGGCCCTCGCCGCCTCGAAGAGCCACAGCGAAGCCGaacggagaagaagagagagaatcAATAATCATCTTGCTAAGCTTCGCAGCCTTCTTCCCAACACTACAAAA ACGGATAAAGCTTCATTGCTGGCAGAGGTGATACAGCATGTGAAGGAGCTGAAGAGACAGACGTCAGTGATCGCCGAGACGACGCCGGTGCCGACGGAGACCGACGAGCTCACTGTCGACAACGTCTCCGGCGAGGTGGGCAATAACAAACTATTGATAAGAGCGACGCTGTGCTGCGACGACCGGTCGGACCTCTTGCCTGACCTCATCAAGACCCTAAAGGGTCTCCGGCTGAAAGCATTGCGGGCCGAAATCACCACCCTCGGCGGCCGCATGAGAAACGTGCTGTTCATCACCGGCGACGGCGAATGCGACGGCGACGACGAGCCGTTGCAGTCCATAAGTTCCGTTGAAGACGCGCTGAGAGCGGTGATGGAGAGATCAAACGGCGGAGAAGATCAGTCAGGGAGTGTGAAGAGACAAAGAACGAATAATATTAACATATTTCAACACCACAAATAA